A genomic window from Brassica oleracea var. oleracea cultivar TO1000 chromosome C8, BOL, whole genome shotgun sequence includes:
- the LOC106307162 gene encoding probable chlorophyll(ide) b reductase NYC1, chloroplastic, translated as MVTLTKLQVYPRCLDHRLGFMDHQRVGSRLSCREGNKRVYVHRCESDLEKKKVERRRKREKEGKGLWDSLKSGVTKLGFLSKDEYNQKVQNLEMVFSSIAVQIARYIVTMTSTGAILLIGFQLSGGDSSMNSLVWYSWLGGVIIGTMTGANMVLEDHYRAGPRNVVITGSTRGLGKALAREFLLSGDRVIVTSRSSESVDMTVKELQQNLLEIMSKASESDRKKLGFAKVVGIACDVCKPEDVEKLSSFAVEELGSINIWINNAGTNKGFRPLLDFTEEDIKQIVSTNLIGSILCTRGALEVMSRQDNGGHIFNMDGAGSGGSSTPLTAVYGSTKCGLRQFHGSVAKESQKTKVGLHTASPGMVLTELLLSGSSIKNKQMFNIICELPETVARTLVPRMRVVKGSGKSVNYLTPPRILLAIVTSWLRRGRWFDDQGRALYAAEADRLRNWAENRTRLSLTDAMEMYTENTWVSVFSLSVVCAFIIVSSTTPSSFPGT; from the exons ATGGTTACTTTGACGAAGCTTCAAGTATACCCACGATGTTTGGATCACCGTCTCGGATTCATGGATCATCAACGGGTCGGGTCAAGATTGAGTTGTAGAGAGGGTAACAAAAGGGTTTATGTGCATCGGTGTGAGAGTGATTTAGAGAAGAAAAAGGTTGAAAGACGGAGAAAGCGTGAGAAAGAGGGAAAAGGGTTGTGGGATTCTCTCAAATCTGGTGTTACTAAGTTAGGGTTCTTATCTAAGGATGAGTATAATCAGAAAGTTCAAAATTTAGAGATGGTTTTCTCTTCG ATTGCTGTTCAAATTGCGAGATACATTGTGACGATGACGAGCACTGGAGCTATTCTCTTGATTGGGTTTCAATTGTCGG GTGGAGATAGTTCGATGAATTCATTGGTTTGGTATAGCTGGCTCGGTGGAGTTATCATTGGAACCATGACCGGTGCTAACATGGTTTTGGAAGATCATTACCGAGCCGGTCCACGCAATGTTGTTATAACCGGAAG CACGAGGGGACTAGGGAAAGCACTTGCTAGAGAGTTTCTTCTCTCTGGAGACAGAGTCATCGTTACATCTCGCAG TTCTGAATCTGTTGATATGACTGTGAAAGAGCTTCAGCAAAACCTCTTAGAGATTATGAGTAAAGCTAGTGAATCAGATAGAAAGAAACTGGGTTTTGCTAAAGTGGTTGGTATTGCCTGTGATGTTTGTAAACCAGAGGACGTTGAGAAGTTGTCGAGTTTTGCTGTAGAAGAGCTTGGTTCCATTAACATATGG ATCAACAATGCTGGTACTAACAAAGGCTTTAGACCGCTGCTTGATTTCACGGAAGAAGATATCAAGCAG ATTGTGTCCACAAACTTGATTGGATCGATTCTATGCACACGAGGGGCGTTGGAAGTGATGAGTAGACAGGACAACGGTGGACACATCTTTAACATGGATGGTGCTGGTTCTGGAGGCTCTAGCACTCCTCTCACGGCTGT ATATGGGTCAACAAAATGTGGACTTAGGCAATTTCATGGCTCTGTTGCGAAAGAATCCCAAAAGACAAAAGTTGGCTTGCACACTGCTTCTCCGGGCATGGTTCTCACCGAACTTCTTCTCAG TGGTTCGAGTATAAAAAACAAGCAGATGTTTAACATAATCTGCGAGCTTCCGGAGACAGTAGCTAGAACGCTAGTACCACGAATGCGTGTTGTGAAAGGTTCTGGAAAATCTGTCAATTACCTAACTCCTCCAAGGATATTGCTAGCCATTGTCACTTCGTGGCTCAGGAGAGGCCGGTGGTTTGATGACCAA GGACGGGCGTTATATGCAGCGGAAGCGGACAGACTAAGGAACTGGGCAGAGAACAGGACGAGGTTGTCGTTAACAGACGCGATGGAGATGTATACAGAGAATACTTGGGTCTCTGTTTTCTCTCTTTCTGTTGTTTGTGCATTCATCATCGTATCAAGCACCACACCTAGCTCTTTCCCAGGCACTTGA